One segment of Xanthomonas oryzae pv. oryzae DNA contains the following:
- a CDS encoding STAS domain-containing protein — translation MTTLAIQIDPPKDTRQRVILTGRLDTHTYQDLDAALLPLLGTHITTLVLDLSALEYISSAGIRCIFKARKALATRHGKVLVSNPQPQICKVFDLVKAVPLSDVFASTEELDAYLAAMQRKVIEQSTQSDTPIVPHFEEA, via the coding sequence ATGACCACGCTCGCCATCCAGATCGACCCGCCGAAAGACACCCGTCAACGCGTCATCCTGACCGGGCGGCTGGACACCCACACCTACCAGGACCTGGACGCGGCGCTGTTGCCATTGCTGGGCACCCACATCACCACCCTGGTGCTGGATCTAAGCGCACTGGAATACATTTCCAGCGCCGGCATCCGCTGCATCTTCAAGGCACGCAAGGCGCTGGCCACGCGCCATGGCAAGGTGCTGGTGAGCAATCCGCAACCACAGATCTGCAAGGTCTTCGATCTGGTGAAGGCGGTGCCGTTAAGCGACGTGTTCGCCTCCACCGAAGAGCTGGACGCGTACCTGGCCGCAATGCAGCGCAAGGTCATCGAACAGAGCACGCAAAGCGATACGCCGATCGTGCCGCACTTCGAAGAAGCGTAA
- a CDS encoding ATP-binding protein, translating to MMLELAIAPSLDYLAYVTDRLEDSLMREGLGAERIGHVRLIVEELGCNALTHGQPAEQPLRLQLKLDPQALVLELHDPGKAFDPRAIRLPDLAAEFDQRPIGGLGLFLVHQLADHIDYRRDGAYNVVRVTLLHPYAPVPEALS from the coding sequence GTGATGCTCGAGCTGGCCATCGCCCCGTCGCTGGACTATCTGGCCTATGTCACCGACAGGCTGGAAGACTCGCTGATGCGCGAGGGCCTGGGCGCAGAGCGCATCGGCCACGTGCGGCTGATCGTGGAGGAACTCGGCTGCAACGCCCTCACCCACGGCCAGCCCGCGGAACAACCGTTGCGGCTACAACTGAAACTGGATCCGCAAGCGCTGGTACTGGAGCTGCACGATCCCGGCAAGGCTTTCGATCCGCGCGCGATTCGCCTACCGGACCTGGCTGCCGAGTTCGATCAGCGCCCGATCGGCGGGCTGGGGTTGTTTTTGGTGCATCAGCTCGCCGATCACATCGACTACCGCCGCGATGGTGCATACAACGTGGTGCGCGTCACTCTTCTTCATCCGTACGCCCCTGTCCCCGAGGCCTTGTCATGA